From a single Mus caroli chromosome X, CAROLI_EIJ_v1.1, whole genome shotgun sequence genomic region:
- the LOC115030085 gene encoding protocadherin-11 X-linked-like, with translation MPATLTNPSPSQIKTSAICHSPPRPRLSVRRYSPPVTQTVAICHSPPVTEAIALCHSPPPVQVTVPRHSPPPAQASPVSYSPTLVQAVVIHHSPPLPQAATHHRTQAQPPMGLQQGWVQGAGADGLYPIDQGVQGSTRAQFYTMAERFHPDDDSIKVIPLTTFTSGQQARSSRGDSPIIEEHPL, from the coding sequence ATGCCAGCTACTCTGACCAATCCTAGCCCTTCACAGATAAAGACCTCTGCTATCTGCCACAGCCCACCGAGGCCCCGCTTGTCAGTTCGTCGCTACAGCCCTCCAGTGACACAGACGGTCGCTATCTGCCACAGCCCCCCTGTGACCGAAGCTATTGCACTGTGTCACAGCCCTCCACCAGTACAGGTTACTGTACCCCGCCATAGTCCACCACCAGCACAGGCCTCTCCAGTCAGCTACAGCCCAACTCTAGTACAGGCTGTGGTAATTCACCACAGTCCTCCTCTGCCACAGGCTGCCACACACCATCGCACTCAGGCACAACCACCAATGGGTTTGCAGCAGGGATGGGTGCAGGGTGCTGGAGCAGATGGACTGTATCCTATTGATCAGGGAGTACAGGGCAGTACAAGAGCTCAGTTTTACACCATGGCTGAAAGATTTCATCCCGATGATGACTCAATTAAAGTCATTCCCTTGACCACCTTTACTTCAGGTCAACAGGCCAGATCCTCAAGAGGTGATTCTCCTATCATAGAGGAACACCCCTTGTAA